One Dokdonia sp. Dokd-P16 genomic window carries:
- a CDS encoding amidohydrolase → MRKILYSLAILPLLFSCETKQSVDLIVTNANVYTVDNAFAKAESFAIKDGKFIAVGTSNDITEKYEAAEIIDATGKTVLPGLIDGHCHFYGLGQNLQIADLVGTESYDEVIAKVSEFAKANPDATVLRGRGWDQNDWAVKEFPTKDRLDVLFPDVPVVLERVDGHAYLVNQKALDLASIDASTKVSGGEVVLVDGKVTGVLIDTPQTLVDAVLPQPSTAESAQVLLEAQELCFSYGLTTVNDAGLNKNIVELIDSLQQAGSLQMRVYAMLSNNEENLDHYLTTGKVKTDRLNVRSIKVYGDGALGSRGATMREAYSDKDGHFGAMITPSEEMNDLAKRIAAADFQMNTHAIGDSANVVVLRAYEKVLASKTDPRWKVEHAQIVSREDFGVFSDKILPSVQPTHATSDMYWAEDRVGAERIKGAYAYKDLLNQSGIVILGTDFPVEQVSPFYTFYASVARKDLKQYPEGGYQMENALTREETLKGMTIWAAYSNFEEDEKGSIETGKFADFIIMDEDIMTVEEDKIPNLKVAATYVDGVKVYQQ, encoded by the coding sequence ATGCGTAAAATTCTATATTCTTTAGCAATTCTTCCTTTATTATTCTCTTGCGAGACTAAGCAATCTGTAGATCTTATTGTCACAAATGCAAATGTGTATACGGTAGATAACGCTTTCGCGAAAGCGGAATCTTTTGCAATCAAAGATGGAAAATTTATAGCAGTAGGTACGTCTAACGACATTACTGAAAAGTATGAAGCTGCTGAAATAATAGATGCTACTGGAAAAACAGTATTGCCAGGACTTATAGACGGCCACTGTCACTTTTATGGATTAGGTCAAAACCTCCAAATTGCAGACCTCGTTGGTACTGAAAGTTATGATGAGGTAATTGCAAAAGTATCTGAGTTTGCAAAGGCAAATCCTGATGCAACAGTCTTGAGAGGAAGAGGATGGGATCAGAATGACTGGGCTGTAAAAGAATTTCCAACTAAAGATAGATTAGATGTTTTATTTCCAGATGTTCCTGTTGTTTTAGAACGTGTGGATGGTCACGCATATTTAGTAAATCAAAAAGCGTTAGATCTTGCCAGTATTGACGCTTCTACAAAGGTAAGTGGAGGAGAAGTAGTACTTGTAGATGGCAAAGTGACGGGTGTTCTTATTGACACACCGCAAACATTAGTTGACGCAGTATTACCACAACCTAGCACTGCCGAAAGTGCTCAAGTCTTACTAGAAGCACAAGAGCTTTGTTTTTCTTACGGCCTAACTACAGTAAACGATGCAGGTCTTAACAAAAACATTGTAGAACTTATAGATAGCCTTCAGCAAGCTGGAAGTTTGCAAATGAGAGTATATGCAATGTTATCTAATAATGAAGAAAATCTAGATCACTACCTAACTACAGGAAAAGTAAAAACAGATCGTCTTAATGTGCGTTCTATAAAGGTGTACGGAGATGGAGCTCTTGGTTCTCGTGGTGCAACAATGCGTGAGGCTTATAGTGATAAGGATGGGCATTTTGGAGCGATGATCACACCATCTGAAGAGATGAATGATCTTGCAAAACGTATCGCCGCTGCAGATTTCCAAATGAATACACATGCAATAGGTGATAGTGCAAATGTTGTCGTGCTTAGAGCTTATGAAAAAGTACTTGCATCTAAAACAGATCCAAGATGGAAAGTAGAACACGCACAAATAGTTTCTAGAGAAGATTTTGGCGTTTTTAGCGATAAGATTTTACCATCGGTACAGCCTACACACGCTACTAGCGATATGTATTGGGCAGAAGATAGAGTAGGAGCAGAGCGCATCAAAGGAGCATATGCATACAAAGACTTATTAAATCAATCTGGAATTGTAATCCTAGGAACAGATTTTCCTGTAGAGCAGGTAAGTCCGTTTTATACGTTTTATGCATCTGTTGCTCGTAAAGATCTTAAACAATATCCAGAAGGTGGATACCAGATGGAGAATGCACTTACTAGAGAAGAAACATTAAAAGGAATGACAATCTGGGCTGCTTATTCAAATTTTGAAGAAGATGAGAAAGGAAGTATTGAAACTGGGAAGTTTGCAGATTTCATCATCATGGATGAAGATATTATGACGGTAGAAGAGGATAAAATTCCTAACTTAAAAGTCGCTGCTACGTATGTAGATGGTGTAAAAGTGTATCAGCAGTAG
- a CDS encoding YqjF family protein, with protein MSFLTAAWRQLAFINYEVEPALLEPYVPYGTELDFYEGKCYVSVIAFMFMDTRIKGIKIPFHVNFEEVNLRFYVRRKDGGIWKRGAVFIKEVVPKPAISIVANALYNESYETLPMRHEWEITNEERKISYGWKKDGTWQSIDIEAAVASQPIEKNSEMEFISEHYWGYASPSKFKTNEYEVTHPRWNHHPIKKATFDIDFSAMYGAKFSFLQTQKPTSIYLIEGSAITIEGKTVIKK; from the coding sequence ATGAGCTTCCTTACTGCAGCATGGCGACAGCTTGCCTTTATTAATTATGAGGTAGAGCCTGCTCTTTTAGAACCCTATGTCCCTTATGGAACAGAGCTAGATTTTTATGAAGGCAAATGTTATGTGAGTGTCATTGCCTTTATGTTTATGGATACACGCATAAAGGGTATTAAAATCCCCTTTCACGTAAATTTTGAAGAAGTTAATCTACGTTTTTATGTGCGCAGAAAAGATGGTGGTATTTGGAAACGTGGAGCAGTGTTTATAAAAGAAGTAGTTCCTAAACCTGCGATTTCTATTGTAGCAAACGCACTCTATAACGAGAGCTATGAAACGTTACCCATGCGACATGAGTGGGAAATTACAAATGAAGAGCGTAAGATCTCATATGGATGGAAAAAAGATGGTACCTGGCAGTCTATTGATATAGAGGCTGCTGTAGCTTCACAACCCATCGAGAAGAATAGCGAGATGGAATTTATATCAGAACATTACTGGGGATATGCGAGTCCTTCTAAGTTTAAAACGAATGAGTACGAGGTGACGCACCCGCGATGGAATCATCATCCTATAAAGAAAGCAACGTTTGATATTGACTTTAGCGCAATGTATGGTGCTAAATTTAGCTTCCTGCAAACACAGAAGCCTACCTCTATTTATTTGATAGAAGGTTCGGCAATAACGATTGAGGGTAAAACGGTGATTAAAAAATAA
- a CDS encoding ammonium transporter, producing the protein MEILTVNNVWMMICTGLVFFMHLGFSFLEIGLTRQKNTINILFKNIFIITVGLLLYCLVGFNLMYPGEFNGFLGFAGFGLNAPLNAEGVLDLTYNEGYTYWTDFLFQGMFAATAATIVSGAVAERIKIGPFMIFVLLYVGFVYPIAGSWKWGGGFLQTLETPFYDFAGSTLVHSVGGWAALVAVFLLGSRIGKFDENGKPQAIPGHNVPLATAGVLILWLGWFGFNGGSVLSADPALTSLTLVTTSLAAAAGGVFAFLVSTLMYKNYDLTMFLNGILGGLVGITAGADVMSPTDAIAIGAIAGAIIVFGVALVDKLRLDDPVGAIAVHLICGIWGTLAVGIFGSLASGAQFVSQLIGVGSYAVFCIITSFIILFVLKKTVGIRVSETEEIEGLDPHEHGMSAYPDFRLNEH; encoded by the coding sequence ATGGAAATTTTAACTGTAAATAACGTATGGATGATGATCTGTACTGGTCTTGTTTTCTTCATGCACCTTGGCTTTTCATTTTTAGAAATAGGTCTTACTCGTCAAAAAAACACCATCAACATTCTCTTTAAGAATATTTTTATCATCACAGTAGGTCTACTACTTTATTGCTTAGTAGGCTTTAATCTTATGTATCCCGGAGAGTTTAATGGGTTTTTAGGCTTTGCAGGTTTTGGCCTAAATGCACCTCTTAACGCAGAAGGTGTTCTTGATCTTACTTATAACGAAGGCTACACCTACTGGACAGACTTCCTTTTTCAAGGGATGTTTGCAGCAACAGCAGCAACCATTGTATCTGGAGCCGTAGCAGAGCGTATTAAAATAGGTCCTTTTATGATCTTCGTATTACTTTATGTTGGATTTGTATACCCTATCGCTGGTTCTTGGAAATGGGGAGGTGGATTTTTACAAACATTAGAAACACCTTTTTATGATTTTGCTGGATCTACACTTGTTCACTCTGTAGGAGGATGGGCTGCACTCGTTGCCGTATTCTTACTGGGATCACGTATAGGGAAGTTTGATGAAAATGGTAAACCACAAGCCATCCCTGGACATAATGTACCACTCGCAACGGCAGGTGTACTTATCTTATGGTTAGGTTGGTTTGGCTTTAATGGAGGTTCTGTACTATCTGCAGATCCTGCGCTTACTTCACTTACACTTGTTACAACTTCACTTGCAGCAGCAGCTGGAGGAGTATTTGCTTTTCTTGTATCTACCTTAATGTATAAAAACTATGACCTCACCATGTTTTTAAATGGTATACTAGGAGGTCTTGTAGGTATTACCGCGGGAGCAGATGTAATGAGCCCTACAGATGCGATTGCCATAGGCGCTATTGCAGGAGCTATCATTGTGTTTGGTGTTGCGCTTGTAGACAAACTAAGACTAGACGATCCTGTAGGAGCTATTGCAGTACACTTAATTTGTGGTATTTGGGGAACACTTGCAGTGGGTATTTTTGGAAGCTTAGCTAGTGGAGCTCAATTTGTGAGCCAGCTTATAGGTGTAGGATCTTATGCTGTTTTCTGTATTATCACTTCATTTATTATACTGTTTGTTCTTAAGAAGACAGTTGGCATTAGAGTTTCAGAAACTGAAGAAATTGAGGGACTTGACCCTCACGAACACGGAATGAGTGCTTATCCAGATTTCCGTTTAAACGAGCATTAA
- a CDS encoding SAM-dependent methyltransferase, with product MSSFTVTGKLYLIPTTLGDTSALEVMPISVKKVVEFIDTYIVENEKTARRSIKAISPGKSQPSLKLFPLNKYTDIAELPSYLEPCLQGESVGLLSEAGVPGVADPGAEVVKIAHQKGIQVVPLVGPSSILMAMMSSGMNGQNFAFNGYLPIDAQQRKQELKRLERLSSEQGQTQLFIETPYRNNKMLEDICNTVHPETQVCIACDITLPTEYIVTKNASFWKTNAPDLHKRPAIFIIHKSY from the coding sequence ATGAGTTCATTTACTGTTACTGGAAAATTATATCTGATACCCACTACTCTAGGTGACACAAGCGCACTAGAAGTAATGCCTATCTCTGTAAAAAAGGTAGTAGAATTTATAGATACGTACATCGTAGAAAATGAGAAAACGGCGCGTCGCTCCATTAAAGCGATATCTCCAGGTAAATCGCAGCCCTCATTAAAATTATTTCCACTAAATAAATACACAGATATTGCTGAGCTTCCATCTTATTTAGAGCCATGTTTACAAGGAGAATCTGTAGGGTTACTATCTGAAGCTGGAGTTCCAGGTGTCGCAGATCCCGGAGCAGAAGTCGTAAAAATTGCACATCAAAAAGGTATCCAAGTTGTGCCACTTGTAGGTCCATCATCTATACTTATGGCAATGATGAGTAGCGGTATGAATGGTCAAAACTTTGCTTTTAATGGATATCTACCTATTGACGCACAACAGCGCAAGCAAGAGTTAAAACGATTAGAACGACTATCTTCTGAGCAGGGACAAACGCAATTATTCATTGAGACTCCATATCGCAATAATAAAATGCTAGAAGACATTTGCAATACTGTTCATCCTGAAACACAAGTTTGTATTGCATGTGACATCACGCTTCCTACAGAATATATTGTAACAAAAAATGCTTCTTTCTGGAAAACTAATGCACCAGATCTACACAAAAGACCTGCTATTTTTATAATTCACAAGTCGTATTAA
- a CDS encoding P-II family nitrogen regulator: MKKIEAIIRKSKFSAVKKALHDVGVNFFSYWDVTGLGNEKKGSVYRGVSYSTSDIQRRYLSIVVNNEFEEITIKTIIESARTGDVGDGKIFVSDISECYRIRTGEKGNQTLK; encoded by the coding sequence ATGAAAAAAATAGAAGCAATCATACGCAAATCCAAATTCTCTGCAGTAAAAAAAGCACTGCATGATGTAGGTGTAAACTTCTTCTCCTATTGGGATGTTACTGGACTTGGTAACGAAAAAAAAGGTTCTGTTTACCGCGGCGTGAGCTATAGCACCAGCGACATACAAAGACGCTATTTAAGCATCGTAGTAAATAATGAATTTGAGGAGATTACCATTAAAACAATTATCGAGTCTGCTCGTACTGGCGATGTAGGTGACGGTAAAATCTTTGTCTCAGATATAAGTGAGTGCTATCGCATACGCACCGGAGAGAAAGGAAATCAAACACTCAAGTAG
- a CDS encoding porin, with protein sequence MKFIITFLVLAITTTSLFAQEESTKKKFSVEGSVDTYFRQNLSGPNGEDAIAPNTSFANRNGFAIGMANVIGSFESENGKVGAVADLVFGPRGEEAVFLSGPSSNIVNQLYVYWNVSEKVKLTLGNFNTFLGYEVISPTLNFNYSTSYMFSYGPFSHTGIKADFTLSEDWSAMLGVLNQTDATEFNFDNDYTLGAQLGYKTTYLNFLYGKQGGSTESTFQVDLTTGHDLSDDFYLGLNATYNDTDGASFYGVALYPQYKTSESFTLGLRGEYFAEAEGGAGAIGGYDDEGDASVLAVTLTGSYTVGDLTIKPEFRLDSASEDTFLDTDLEPNSSLSSFLIAGIYKF encoded by the coding sequence ATGAAGTTCATTATTACGTTCTTAGTGCTGGCCATTACCACCACTTCCTTATTTGCTCAAGAAGAATCAACAAAGAAAAAATTTAGTGTAGAGGGAAGCGTCGATACTTACTTTAGACAAAATCTTTCTGGACCAAATGGTGAGGATGCTATCGCTCCAAACACCTCTTTTGCAAATCGCAATGGCTTTGCAATAGGTATGGCAAATGTGATAGGCTCTTTTGAAAGTGAAAATGGAAAAGTAGGTGCAGTCGCAGATTTAGTTTTTGGCCCTAGAGGTGAAGAAGCGGTTTTCCTATCTGGACCTTCTTCAAACATTGTAAACCAACTATACGTTTACTGGAATGTTTCGGAAAAAGTAAAACTTACTTTAGGAAATTTCAATACGTTCTTAGGTTATGAAGTAATCTCTCCCACTCTTAACTTCAACTACTCTACGTCTTATATGTTTTCATATGGACCATTTTCTCATACAGGTATAAAAGCAGATTTTACACTGTCTGAAGATTGGAGCGCAATGCTTGGTGTACTCAACCAAACAGATGCAACAGAATTTAATTTTGACAACGACTATACATTAGGCGCTCAATTAGGTTATAAAACCACTTACCTTAACTTTCTATATGGAAAACAAGGAGGAAGCACAGAAAGTACGTTCCAAGTAGATCTTACTACTGGTCACGATCTATCAGATGACTTTTACCTAGGTCTCAACGCTACATATAATGATACAGACGGAGCTTCATTTTATGGTGTTGCGCTATATCCACAATACAAAACATCAGAATCCTTTACACTAGGACTGAGAGGAGAATACTTTGCAGAAGCAGAAGGTGGTGCTGGAGCCATAGGAGGTTATGATGATGAAGGAGATGCATCTGTACTTGCAGTTACTCTTACTGGAAGTTATACCGTAGGTGATCTAACCATCAAACCAGAATTTCGTTTAGACAGTGCAAGTGAAGACACCTTCCTTGATACTGACCTTGAACCTAACAGCTCATTATCTTCATTTCTAATAGCAGGCATATATAAATTTTAA
- a CDS encoding low molecular weight protein-tyrosine-phosphatase, which yields MNETPTTVTNILMVCLGNICRSPLAEGILRSKLDATHFNVDSVGTGDWHVGNPPDPRSVKVGLSHGVDISGLRGRQLSESDFNDFDHIYVMDQNNLEDVLAKATTDEQRRKVVMILDVVFHGEKVDVPDPYHGSAEDFERVYEMLDTACDQIAKELA from the coding sequence ATGAATGAAACACCCACTACAGTTACAAATATCCTGATGGTTTGTCTAGGAAACATATGCCGCTCTCCCCTTGCCGAAGGTATTTTAAGATCTAAACTAGATGCAACCCATTTTAATGTAGACTCCGTAGGCACAGGAGACTGGCATGTGGGAAATCCGCCAGACCCTAGGAGTGTAAAAGTAGGTTTATCTCATGGTGTAGATATCTCAGGACTTAGAGGACGACAGTTATCTGAAAGTGACTTTAATGATTTTGACCATATTTATGTGATGGATCAAAACAATCTAGAAGATGTGCTAGCGAAAGCAACTACTGACGAGCAACGCCGTAAAGTGGTAATGATTCTTGATGTGGTTTTTCATGGAGAAAAAGTAGATGTTCCAGACCCATATCATGGAAGTGCAGAAGACTTTGAGAGAGTGTATGAAATGCTAGATACAGCCTGTGACCAGATTGCAAAAGAACTAGCGTAA
- a CDS encoding DUF3820 family protein, with protein MADIHKEAQDHLIEMAYYRMPFGKYKGWYLVDLPESYFVWFRQQGFPEGKLGRLLQEMMEIKVNGLEPMIKKIHQKYPRPANLRR; from the coding sequence ATGGCAGACATACATAAAGAAGCACAAGATCACCTTATCGAGATGGCTTATTATAGAATGCCTTTTGGTAAATACAAAGGTTGGTACCTAGTAGATCTGCCAGAATCATATTTTGTATGGTTTAGACAGCAAGGTTTTCCAGAAGGTAAGCTGGGAAGGTTACTTCAAGAAATGATGGAAATAAAAGTAAATGGTCTAGAACCTATGATTAAAAAAATCCATCAAAAATACCCTAGGCCAGCTAATTTAAGGCGCTAA